From a single Pseudomonas serboccidentalis genomic region:
- a CDS encoding LutB/LldF family L-lactate oxidation iron-sulfur protein: protein MSTSTIIPTVAVEEDFRTRAHNALGDAQLRNNFRTAMDSLMTKRAAAFSDAHEREHLRALGNSIRARALSKLPDLLEQLEQNLTRNGVTVHWAETVDEANGIVLSIIRAHEARQVIKGKSMVSEEMEMNHFLEAQGVECLESDMGEYIVQLDHEKPSHIIMPAIHKNAGQVASLFHDKLGVEYTKDVDQLIQIGRRVLRQKFFEADIGVSGVNFAVAETGTLLLVENEGNGRMTTTVPPVHIAVTGIEKVVENLRDVVPLLSLLTRSALGIPITTYVNMISGPRKEHELDGPQEVHLVLLDNGRSQAFADSELRQTLNCIRCGACMNHCPVYTRVGGHTYGEVYPGPIGKIITPHMVGLAKVPDHPSASSLCGACGEVCPVKIPIPALLRRLREENVKAPDSPHQVMRGQGSKYSRKERFIWNAWAKLNSSPTLYRLFGFFATRLRALTPSNIGPWTQNHSAPKPAARSLHDMAREHLAKQGDR from the coding sequence ATGAGCACCTCGACGATTATTCCTACGGTTGCCGTAGAAGAAGATTTCCGCACCCGGGCACACAATGCCCTGGGCGATGCGCAGTTGCGGAACAACTTCCGCACGGCCATGGATTCACTGATGACCAAGCGGGCAGCGGCTTTCAGCGATGCCCACGAAAGAGAACATTTGCGTGCCCTGGGCAACTCGATCAGAGCCCGCGCGCTCTCCAAGTTGCCCGACCTGCTCGAGCAACTGGAACAGAACCTGACCCGCAACGGTGTGACAGTGCACTGGGCGGAAACGGTGGACGAGGCCAATGGCATCGTCTTATCGATCATCCGCGCTCACGAGGCGCGGCAAGTGATCAAGGGCAAATCGATGGTCAGCGAAGAGATGGAGATGAACCATTTCCTCGAGGCTCAAGGTGTTGAATGCCTGGAGTCCGACATGGGGGAATACATCGTCCAGCTCGACCACGAGAAGCCTTCACACATCATTATGCCGGCGATCCACAAGAATGCCGGTCAGGTCGCGTCCTTGTTCCACGACAAACTTGGCGTGGAATACACCAAGGACGTTGACCAACTCATTCAGATCGGTCGCAGAGTCCTGCGGCAGAAATTCTTCGAAGCGGACATCGGCGTCTCCGGTGTCAACTTCGCCGTCGCCGAAACCGGCACCCTGTTGCTGGTGGAAAACGAAGGCAACGGGCGCATGACCACCACTGTGCCGCCGGTGCACATCGCCGTCACCGGCATCGAAAAAGTCGTGGAAAACCTGCGCGACGTGGTGCCGCTGCTGTCGCTGCTGACCCGTTCGGCGTTGGGCATCCCGATCACCACCTACGTCAACATGATCTCCGGCCCACGCAAGGAACATGAACTCGACGGCCCGCAGGAAGTGCATCTGGTGCTGCTCGACAACGGTCGCAGCCAGGCCTTTGCCGACAGCGAACTGCGCCAGACCCTCAATTGCATCCGCTGCGGCGCGTGCATGAATCATTGTCCGGTCTACACCCGCGTCGGTGGTCACACCTACGGCGAGGTTTACCCGGGGCCGATCGGTAAAATCATCACCCCGCACATGGTCGGCCTGGCGAAAGTCCCGGATCATCCGAGTGCGTCGTCGCTGTGCGGTGCTTGCGGCGAGGTGTGTCCGGTAAAAATTCCGATCCCTGCCCTGCTGCGTCGCCTACGCGAAGAAAACGTCAAAGCCCCGGACTCACCGCATCAAGTGATGCGCGGCCAGGGCAGCAAGTATTCGCGCAAGGAACGTTTCATCTGGAACGCCTGGGCGAAACTCAACAGCTCACCGACCCTGTATCGACTGTTCGGCTTCTTCGCCACGCGCCTGCGTGCGTTGACCCCGAGCAACATCGGCCCGTGGACGCAAAACCACAGCGCGCCGAAACCCGCCGCCCGCTCACTGCACGACATGGCCCGCGAGCATCTGGCCAAACAGGGAGACCGCTGA